A genomic segment from Montipora foliosa isolate CH-2021 chromosome 9, ASM3666993v2, whole genome shotgun sequence encodes:
- the LOC137971514 gene encoding uncharacterized protein — MTDDSVTPQSGASVPAPVPQSTTTMASTFMCNVSLPPKLEIHSGNLSKEWKQWRQVWDAFEEVTDLRNKTNRLRVATFITCIGKEALEVHNGLPFASEEEKSNMTKVLELWETHCIGKTNVIYERYKFNNRSQEQTESIDTYANALRALAETCDFGALKDQLIRDRIVCGVRGNAVRRKLLQESKLTLEKCVDICRAAKATSAQLKEMAPSQQQQNHASEVDLVTKGDSWKLKARKEKVKVPKNHRLDECKFCGRKHERKIGKCPAYGQTCSSCGKRNHFAVKCESVTGDSKKPKHRKVHQLADSDDASYSSEEEILSVSAENAVNGNGTHMEMGGTLAKMQLDSGASCNVLSRKLLPKDSVIDRADVKLTTYSKASLKVLGVTSIVLSLL, encoded by the coding sequence ATGACTGATGACAGCGTTACTCCGCAATCTGGTGCAAGCGTTCCTGCTCCTGTTCCTCAATCTACAACTACTATGGCTTCAACTTTCATGTGTAATGTCTCTTTACCACCAAAGCTAGAAATTCATAGTGGAAATTTATCTAAAGAGTGGAAACAATGGCGACAAGTTTGGGATGCGTTTGAAGAAGTGACTGACCTTCGAAATAAGACAAATCGCCTTCGCGTCGCTACATTTATCACCTGTATTGGAAAGGAAGCGCTTGAAGTTCATAATGGTCTTCCGTTTGCAAGTGAAGAAGAGAAATCCAACATGACCAAGGTTCTCGAGTTATGGGAAACCCATTGCATTGGAAAAACCAACGTAATTTACGAGAGATATAAATTCAACAATCGCTCGCAGGAACAAACAGAATCGATCGACACGTACGCGAACGCTCTCAGAGCGCTAGCAGAAACCTGTGATTTTGGAGCTCTAAAAGATCAGCTTATTCGCGATAGAATTGTGTGTGGTGTTCGTGGCAATGCAGTAAGAAGGAAATTATTGCAGGAATCTAAGCTCACGTTAGAAAAATGTGTTGATATTTGTCGCGCCGCCAAAGCTACTTCTGCGCAGCTCAAAGAAATGGCGCCaagccaacaacaacaaaaccatGCCAGTGAAGTCGATTTGGTCACCAAAGGAGATTCGTGGAAATTAAAAGCACGTAAAGAAAAAGTGAAAGTCCCTAAAAATCACCGGCTGGATGAGTGCAAGTTTTGTGGTCGTAAACACGAGCGGAAAATAGGAAAATGCCCTGCGTATGGTCAAACGTGTTCATCGTGCGGAAAACGTAATCACTTTGCTGTGAAATGCGAAAGCGTAACCGGAGATTCTAAAAAGCCCAAACACCGAAAGGTCCATCAGCTCGCTGACAGTGATGACGCCAGCTATTCGTCCGAAGAAGAAATACTGTCAGTATCCGCAGAAAATGCTGTTAATGGAAATGGAACACACATGGAAATGGGTGGTACACTAGCGAAGATGCAACTCGACTCAGGAGCCTCGTGTAATGTATTATCTCGAAAACTCCTACCGAAAGATTCTGTTATCGATAGGGCTGACGTGAAATTAACTACTTACTCCAAGGCTAGCTTGAAAGTACTGGGTGTAACAAGTATCGTGTTGAGTTTGTTGTGA
- the LOC137971515 gene encoding gamma-aminobutyric acid receptor subunit gamma-2-like — MQITLNGTPVLSKTERLLKEFGGNYTTFKVTFSLQRHVGYYVIQVYLPCIFLVMLSWIVFWTNPENGGDRLTVGITCILTIVFLLGYVNAMLPKDTSSESSLNNMDLTVRRNSEIVRITSSDSCVGVKRKEKVQVLPLTKKNMTEDVKPEVEPRSPDKNICFENPREKATSTFTSGSGRSQAVKIDFACRILFPLAFALYNTLYWYIYLNGIDVLA, encoded by the exons ATGCAAATCACTCTGAATGGAACGCCTGTTTTGTCCAAAACTGAACGTTTGCTCAAAGAGTTTGGAG GCAATTACACAACCTTCAAAGTGACCTTCTCGCTGCAAAGGCATGTGGGATACTATGTGATTCAAGTGTACCTTCCATGTATCTTTCTGGTCATGCTCAGCTGGATTGTTTTCTGGACCAACCCCGAGAACGGTGGCGATAGGCTGACTGTCGGTATCACGTGCATTCTCACCATCGTCTTCTTGTTGGGTTATGTCAATGCTATGCTGCCCAAG GACACATCCTCTGAATCTTCATTGAACAACATGGACCTCACTGTTCGCAGGAACTCGGAAATCGTGCGGATCACTTCAAGCGACTCTTGCGTCGGCGTCAAGCGAAAGGAAAAGGTGCAAGTATTACCGCTGACCAAGAAGAATATGACTGAAGACGTAAAGCCAGAGGTCGAACCGAGATCTCCAGACAAAAATATTTGCTTTGAAAACCCCAGAGAAAAGGCCACATCAACGTTTACTTCTGGGTCCGGACGAAGCCAGGCGGTAAAAATTGACTTTGCCTGTCGAATTCTGTTTCCTCTTGCCTTCGCTTTGTACAACACACTTTATTGGTACATTTACTTGAACGGTATTGATGTCTTGGCATGA
- the LOC137971516 gene encoding gamma-aminobutyric acid receptor subunit alpha-6-like, whose protein sequence is MFRRLPSMVQHNISESQTVPWAQYALVTESRCATAGQSGSSPAFLHVKEDLFSGPNPENSVRQARLSRHHVLLTIALPVVVRSMAMLPKVSYAKGVDWYLMTSFLFIFLSLLECIVVERLLTSKAQESRDEEHDNKACDTSPEFSLNNIDITIRRSSETVQITSSDFDMQEDVKRKGMVQVLPLTKKNMTGNEKSEVDPRSPDKKISTEKPGEKTTSKLTSGSGRSWAIKLDLACRILFPLAYALYNTLYWYMYLNGIDAQA, encoded by the exons ATGTTCAGGAGATTGCCATCGATGGTACAGCACAACATTTCGGAGAGCCAGACAGTCCCATGGGCCCAGTATGCTTTGGTAACGGAGTCAAGGTGTGCAACAGCTGGCCAATCTGGAAGTTCTCCAGCCTTCCTCCACGTTAAGGAG GATTTGTTTTCTGGACCCAACCCCGAGAACTCTGTGCGCCAGGCTAGACTGTCCCGGCATCACGTGCTTCTCACCATCGCTCTTCCTGTTGTGGTTAGGTCAATGGCTATGCTGCCCAAG GTCAGTTATGCGAAGGGAGTAGACTGGTATCTAATGACGTCATTCCTCTTCATATTCCTGTCGTTGCTCGAGTGTATCGTGGTGGAGAGACTGTTAACATCAAAAGCGCAAGAAAGCAGAGATGAAGAACATGATAACAAAGCCTGT GACACTTCCCCTGAATTTTCTTTGAACAACATCGACATCACTATTCGCAGGAGCTCGGAAACTGTGCAGATCACTTCAAGCGACTTTGACATGCAGGAGGACGTGAAGCGAAAGGGCATGGTGCAAGTGTTACCGCTGACCAAGAAGAATATGACTGGAAACGAAAAGTCAGAGGTCGATCCGAGATCCCCAGACAAAAAGATTTCCACTGAaaaacccggagaaaaaaccaCATCAAAGCTTACTTCTGGGTCTGGACGAAGCTGGGCAATAAAACTTGATCTTGCCTGCCGAATCCTGTTTCCTCTTGCTTATGCTTTGTACAACACACTTTATTGGTACATGTACTTAAATGGTATTGATGCCCAGGCATGA
- the LOC137971518 gene encoding uncharacterized protein codes for MKFISRLRKGPELQTQITSSDMKKALAALIRAVQQSAYSGIITQLQTNRMTSLPPLVGQLGLYIDEQKLLRCRGRLKYAPLQDNTKYPILIPKDTYLAELIIRATQLMLMHAGVRETLTQLRQTYWILKGRQLVKRILHQCVTCKKAEGRPFRSVNFPPLPQPRVTGSQPFQVTGVDYAGPLYVRNHKTETSKCYVCLFTCAAIRAVHLELVEDNTANAFLKAFTRFISRRGVPECIISDNAKTFQASSKVLQPLKTQILKEAECQKFLANHGIKWQFITERAPWWGGFYERMIGLMKRRLKKTIGRASLNAVELATMLTEIEATLNSRPLTYTYGDIDDGPPLTPSHFLCGHRLLALPCPESTEEDPEYLPNDLTPNDAFLSWSKNKHLNPVSLISFPKVIF; via the coding sequence ATGAAGTTCATCAGCCGACTAAGAAAGGGACCTGAACTCCAAACTCAGATTACAAGCTCAGACATGAAAAAAGCCCTAGCTGCATTGATACGAGCTGTTCAACAATCCGCGTATAGCGGGATTATAACCCAACTTCAGACGAACAGAATGACGAGCCTTCCACCTTTAGTCGGTCAGCTTGGTCTCTACATAGATGAACAAAAATTGTTACGTTGTCGCGGTCGACTGAAATACGCACCACTACAAGACAATACCAAATACCCGATTCTCATACCGAAAGACACATACTTAGCCGAACTCATCATAAGAGCAACCCAGTTGATGCTCATGCATGCTGGAGTCCGCGAAACACTTACCCAGTTACGGCAGACCTATTGGATCCTGAAAGGACGACAGCTGGTGAAACGAATCTTACATCAATGTGTGACATGCAAGAAAGCAGAGGGAAGACCTTTTCGATCGGTCAACTTTCCACCACTACCACAGCCAAGGGTCACCGGATCCCAACCTTTTCAAGTGACAGGAGTCGATTATGCAGGCCCCTTGTATGTCCGCAACCATAAAACAGAAACCTCTAAATGTTATGTTTGTCTATTCACATGTGCAGCCATTCGAGCTGTACATCTGGAACTCGTAGAAGACAATACCGCGAACGCATTTCTAAAAGCATTCACAAGATTTATAAGTAGAAGAGGAGTACCAGAGTGTATCATCTCCGACAACGCCAAAACATTCCAAGCAAGTTCAAAAGTACTACAACCTCTAAAAACTCAAATACTTAAGGAAGCAGAGTGTCAGAAATTCCTTGCAAACCACGGTATAAAATGGCAATTTATCACGGAAAGAGCGCCGTGGTGGGGAGGGTTTTATGAAAGAATGATTGGATTGATGAAGCGAAGACTAAAGAAAACAATCGGAAGAGCCTCCCTAAACGCAGTAGAGCTTGCGACAATGCTTACTGAAATCGAAGCAACACTGAACAGCCGACCTCTTACATACACCTATGGTGATATCGATGATGGTCCACCCCTGACGCCATCACACTTTTTATGTGGTCACAGATTGTTGGCACTTCCCTGCCCAGAATCAACAGAGGAAGATCCTGAATACTTGCCAAACGATTTGACGCCAAATGACGCCTTTCTCAGCTGGAGTAAAAATAAACACCTGAACCCAGTCAGTCTGATTTCTTTCCCAAAAGTCATATTCTAA
- the LOC137971519 gene encoding uncharacterized protein, which translates to MRIVYDASAKKSPTALSLNDCLHTGPNLMQELPKILLTFRINQIAFTADIEKAFLQIEINEEDRDATRFLWLKDPALPVNHPDNIITYRFRVVLFGAAPSPFLLNATIQYHLNRKNDWISNDLKTSIYMDNVLSGTSTPQQAIEYYTSSRQYFKEAGMNLRQWTSNDDTINKIASQDGACAEAVTKVLGLVWNSNTDTLSLSLDKLIQEIHALQSTTKRSVLSLSSKLFDPLGFVEPVSAKGKIMMQELWKMKIPWDTELPQNYREKWLKWLSEIKELTSLLIPRQYLTNDNKKTQLHIFCDSSQLAYGAVAYLRGTTTNTCSFVMSKSKVAPLKQHTLPRLELLAALLGAELWEFLSQTLQPKLIITEYYMWSDSQIVLAWIKSSKPLQQQFIQTRVAKIKDKTSSSHWEYCPTASNPADLLTRGMDSGTFLSKTAIWFKGPSWLPKEKTE; encoded by the coding sequence ATGCGTATAGTCTACGACGCGTCCGCGAAGAAGTCACCCACAGCATTAAGTCTCAATGATTGCCTACATACAGGCCCCAATCTAATGCAGGAACTACCTAAAATACTGTTGACTTTCCGAATTAACCAGATAGCTTTCACCGCAGACATAGAAAAAGCTTTCTTGCAAATTGAAATAAACGAAGAAGACAGAGATGCTACAAGGTTTCTGTGGCTCAAGGATCCAGCCCTACCAGTTAACCATCCAGACAATATAATAACATACAGGTTCCGCGTGGTATTATTCGGTGCAGCACCATCACCATTCCTTTTAAATGCAACCATTCAATACCACCTAAACAGAAAGAACGACTGGATATCTAACGACCTCAAAACGTCCATTTATATGGATAACGTATTATCGGGAACGAGTACCCCTCAACAGGCGATAGAGTACTACACATCGTCAAGACAATACTTCAAAGAGGCTGGTATGAATCTCAGACAATGGACCAGCAATGACGACACCATAAACAAGATAGCATCCCAGGACGGAGCGTGTGCAGAAGCCGTTACCAAGGTCTTGGGACTGGTCTGGAATTCTAATACCGACACATTATCACTATCGCTAGATAAGCTAATTCAAGAAATCCACGCGCTACAATCCACAACCAAACGTTCCGTATTAAGTCTATCTTCTAAACTGTTTGATCCACTCGGTTTTGTTGAACCAGTTTCagcaaaaggtaaaataatgatGCAAGAACTATGGAAGATGAAAATACCATGGGATACGGAACTCCCACAAAACTACAGAGAAAAATGGTTAAAATGGCTAAGTGAAATCAAAGAACTCACTTCCCTACTAATTCCTAGACAATACCTCACTAACGATAACAAAAAGACACAACTCCACATCTTCTGCGACAGCAGTCAGCTAGCGTACGGAGCAGTAGCTTACCTCAGAGGAACAACAACCAACACCTGCAGCTTTGTCATGTCAAAAAGCAAGGTAGCCCCTCTCAAACAACACACTCTGCCAAGACTAGAATTGCTTGCTGCCTTACTCGGAGCTGAACTATGGGAATTTCTATCACAGACCTTACAACCCAAGCTGATAATAACAGAATACTACATGTGGAGTGATTCTCAAATCGTATTAGCATGGATAAAATCCTCCAAACCCCTTCAACAACAATTCATTCAGACTCGAGTCGCGAAGATTAAAGACAAGACCAGTAGTTCCCATTGGGAATATTGCCCTACAGCTTCTAATCCAGCGGACCTACTGACCAGGGGAATGGACAGTGGAACATTTCTCTCTAAAACGGCAATTTGGTTTAAGGGTCCTTCATGGTTACCCAAAGAAAAAACGGAGTGA